Proteins from a single region of Butyrivibrio fibrisolvens:
- the aroB gene encoding 3-dehydroquinate synthase has protein sequence MGEVINVERDGKPCYDIMFEENFSKLSKAVEELGFKGRRIAIITDSNVGPLYSKAVEKELKKVGSQVFSYEIEAGEEHKNLDTVGGIYGFLISKHFDRHDLLIALGGGVVGDITGFAASSYLRGIAFIQIPTTLLAQTDSSVGGKTGVDYEGYKNMVGAFYMPRLVYMNIAVLDTLSERQFASGFAEVMKHGLIKDQEFYFWLIENMYEIGERDHKVLSQMVKKSCEIKRDVVQRDPTEKGERALLNFGHTIGHAIEKARNFELFHGECVALGSIAAAYISMKKGLIETGTCYEIRDMFVPFNLPISVENVDPDEIVKLVKSDKKMDNNQVKFILLHDIGDAFIDTTVTDDEIKEAVKEILYFENGD, from the coding sequence ATGGGAGAAGTTATAAATGTTGAGCGTGATGGTAAACCTTGTTATGATATCATGTTCGAAGAAAATTTTTCAAAACTGTCTAAAGCTGTAGAAGAGCTTGGCTTTAAAGGCAGACGTATAGCGATCATTACAGATTCAAATGTTGGACCACTTTATTCCAAAGCTGTAGAGAAGGAACTCAAAAAGGTTGGAAGCCAGGTCTTTTCTTATGAGATAGAAGCAGGTGAAGAGCACAAGAATCTTGATACTGTAGGCGGAATCTACGGATTTCTTATTTCAAAGCATTTTGACAGACATGACCTTCTTATAGCGCTGGGCGGCGGTGTGGTTGGTGATATCACAGGATTTGCAGCATCAAGCTATCTTAGAGGAATTGCTTTTATTCAGATTCCTACAACACTTCTTGCTCAGACAGATTCAAGCGTTGGCGGCAAGACAGGTGTTGATTATGAAGGATATAAGAACATGGTTGGCGCATTCTACATGCCAAGACTTGTTTATATGAACATAGCTGTTCTTGATACACTTTCAGAGCGTCAGTTTGCTTCAGGCTTTGCTGAAGTCATGAAACACGGCCTTATCAAGGATCAAGAGTTCTATTTCTGGCTCATTGAGAATATGTACGAGATAGGCGAGCGTGATCACAAGGTTCTTTCCCAGATGGTAAAGAAATCCTGCGAGATCAAGCGTGATGTAGTACAGCGCGATCCTACAGAGAAGGGTGAAAGAGCTCTCCTTAACTTCGGTCATACTATCGGTCATGCAATTGAGAAGGCCAGAAACTTTGAGCTTTTCCACGGTGAATGTGTAGCTCTTGGCAGCATTGCTGCTGCATATATCTCTATGAAAAAAGGCCTGATCGAGACAGGAACCTGCTATGAGATAAGAGATATGTTCGTTCCATTTAACCTGCCGATCTCTGTAGAGAACGTTGACCCTGACGAAATCGTAAAACTTGTAAAAAGTGATAAGAAGATGGATAATAATCAGGTCAAATTCATACTGCTTCACGATATCGGAGACGCATTTATCGATACAACAGTTACAGATGATGAGATAAAGGAAGCTGTTAAAGAAATTCTCTATTTTGAAAATGGAGATTAA
- a CDS encoding DUF3137 domain-containing protein has translation MLGAIKGKLAFAKFIRIIGVIEPFAVGVYALISHEFFLIILGIAVSIFLLLWGLHIRNSAMNQYGKAYVLPMARQMFPGAEFTYIEKHLDLDRFHNLGLITRDKYEKVTNHLVSNDEHELENFSLLCEHTESDSDGDSRTVTTYSGTVVIYKTPTGIQGVVRVIASGQFKLLFIKKETTFVRGKSPIAPWKIETGSVAFDDNFEVYASDQHLGYYVLNAYVIEKLQAFRAKYGTFALTITSDYLYVSFNHIDKFISVPETISSIGENPFEDAKRDLNELIESLNDISFAISKSTQREKII, from the coding sequence ATGCTCGGGGCAATAAAGGGGAAACTGGCTTTTGCTAAATTTATTAGAATAATAGGCGTGATTGAGCCTTTTGCAGTAGGTGTCTATGCATTAATATCTCATGAATTTTTCTTGATAATTCTTGGTATTGCGGTTTCTATTTTCCTTCTTTTATGGGGGCTGCATATTAGAAATAGCGCAATGAACCAGTACGGCAAAGCGTATGTCTTGCCGATGGCAAGGCAAATGTTTCCGGGTGCTGAGTTTACTTACATAGAGAAGCATCTGGATCTCGATAGATTCCATAATTTAGGACTTATTACCAGAGATAAATATGAAAAAGTGACTAATCACCTTGTTTCGAATGATGAGCATGAACTTGAGAACTTTTCTCTTTTGTGCGAGCATACTGAATCTGATTCGGACGGAGATTCCAGAACGGTTACAACCTACAGCGGTACGGTTGTGATCTATAAAACTCCTACTGGAATACAGGGTGTTGTAAGAGTTATAGCTTCCGGGCAGTTTAAACTTCTTTTTATCAAAAAAGAAACAACCTTTGTAAGAGGTAAATCGCCAATTGCTCCTTGGAAGATCGAGACCGGGTCTGTCGCCTTTGATGATAATTTCGAAGTATATGCCAGCGATCAGCATTTAGGATATTACGTTCTTAATGCCTATGTTATAGAAAAGCTCCAGGCATTTAGAGCAAAATACGGTACTTTTGCACTTACCATAACTTCTGATTATTTGTATGTCTCATTTAATCATATTGATAAGTTCATCAGTGTTCCGGAAACAATTTCAAGTATTGGCGAAAATCCTTTCGAAGATGCAAAGAGAGATCTAAACGAGCTGATTGAAAGCCTTAACGATATTTCTTTTGCTATATCTAAGAGTACACAAAGAGAAAAAATTATTTAA
- a CDS encoding LemA family protein, translated as MAGMISSLLFIVVIVAVVGFISVSNRIDRISVAISQAKADIEVYMVKRYDVIMNSLEVAKKYMSHEDEIFSKIHQIHQNMSISELSEQSKFQDAAQKGLVALAEQFPELKSSDVMVTLQKQIADENEHFAAAKRMYNANVTQYNQEIIVFPNSIVASIKNARPLEFFRDEDASAKRNADIHF; from the coding sequence ATGGCTGGAATGATTTCTTCATTATTGTTTATTGTTGTTATTGTTGCAGTAGTAGGCTTTATCTCGGTAAGCAACAGAATAGACAGGATATCTGTTGCTATAAGTCAGGCCAAGGCTGATATCGAGGTGTACATGGTAAAAAGGTATGACGTTATCATGAACTCACTTGAAGTGGCCAAGAAGTACATGAGTCATGAGGATGAGATCTTTTCAAAAATCCATCAGATCCATCAGAATATGTCTATTTCAGAGCTTTCTGAGCAGAGCAAGTTTCAGGATGCAGCTCAGAAGGGGCTTGTCGCACTTGCTGAGCAGTTCCCGGAACTTAAGTCTTCTGATGTTATGGTTACGCTACAGAAACAGATTGCTGATGAGAACGAGCATTTTGCAGCAGCTAAGAGAATGTACAATGCTAACGTAACACAGTACAACCAGGAGATTATTGTATTCCCTAATTCTATTGTTGCTTCAATAAAGAACGCAAGACCACTTGAATTTTTTAGAGATGAAGACGCATCTGCAAAGAGGAATGCAGATATACACTTTTAA
- a CDS encoding FtsW/RodA/SpoVE family cell cycle protein, with amino-acid sequence MKKILEFLKRYKLRNYDFILIFLVISLSIVGVVAVSSSDVSLQNKQITGVVLGCIVMLVISLLDYTKLLNFYWAYYILAVVLLLGVLLFGSGSHGAQRWLMIAGITFQPSEISKILIILFYAKFIMVNQKKVKTAGFLLSALGLLAPPLVLILKEPDLSTTIMLTMIFVMILFVGGISWKLVAGVLLAGIPSAALAFYLALLEDSPILKSYQQERILAWLHPEDYADSTAYQTMNSIMAIGSGQLQGKGYDTNEISSVLNSGYISESSTDFIFTVIGEEFGFIGSCLVVFLLVAITIKCLITAARAKDIAGSIIATGMAVWIGFQGLLNIGVATGALPNTGIPLPLVSSGLTSIVSVYIGVGFVLNVGLQQIRRSY; translated from the coding sequence ATGAAAAAAATTCTTGAATTTTTAAAACGATATAAACTTAGAAATTACGATTTCATCCTGATATTCCTGGTAATATCACTGTCTATAGTGGGTGTTGTGGCTGTTAGTTCTTCGGATGTATCTCTTCAGAACAAGCAGATAACAGGTGTTGTACTTGGATGTATCGTAATGCTGGTAATATCACTGCTTGATTACACTAAGCTTCTTAATTTTTACTGGGCATACTATATTCTGGCAGTAGTGCTCCTTTTGGGAGTATTGCTGTTTGGTAGTGGTTCACATGGTGCTCAGAGATGGCTTATGATCGCAGGTATAACCTTCCAGCCATCTGAGATTTCCAAGATACTTATTATCCTGTTCTACGCCAAGTTTATTATGGTCAATCAAAAGAAGGTCAAGACAGCAGGCTTTTTGCTTTCTGCACTTGGACTTCTTGCACCTCCCCTTGTCCTTATTCTGAAGGAGCCTGACCTTTCAACAACGATCATGCTCACTATGATCTTTGTAATGATCCTTTTTGTCGGAGGTATAAGCTGGAAACTGGTTGCGGGAGTGCTTCTTGCTGGTATTCCATCGGCAGCGCTGGCTTTTTATCTGGCTCTTCTTGAGGATAGCCCTATTCTTAAGTCTTATCAGCAGGAACGTATTCTTGCATGGCTTCATCCTGAGGATTATGCAGATTCAACTGCTTATCAGACTATGAACTCTATCATGGCTATTGGTTCCGGCCAGCTTCAGGGCAAAGGATATGATACAAACGAGATCAGCTCAGTCCTTAACAGTGGATACATTTCCGAATCCAGTACTGACTTTATCTTTACAGTAATAGGAGAAGAGTTTGGCTTTATAGGATCCTGCCTCGTGGTATTTTTGCTTGTGGCTATCACTATAAAGTGCCTTATAACAGCAGCAAGAGCAAAGGACATAGCCGGTTCTATCATCGCAACCGGAATGGCAGTATGGATCGGATTCCAGGGACTTCTTAATATCGGAGTTGCAACTGGAGCACTTCCTAATACAGGTATTCCGCTGCCACTGGTAAGTTCCGGTCTTACATCTATTGTGTCGGTGTATATAGGTGTCGGCTTTGTTTTGAATGTAGGACTTCAGCAGATCCGCAGATCTTATTAG
- a CDS encoding class I SAM-dependent methyltransferase has protein sequence MSKQNIYDNDTFFDTFLSSRSSEVNFNDCIETPIIFAMLPDLYGKVILDIGCGMGQHTKEYAERGAESVLGIDISEKMLEYAKEHNNAENIIYQRMAMEDIETIDRKFDLITSSLVFDYVEDFDGLMQKIYKLLKDNAEFVFSMSHPIVTAWDGVYDRYTRTETGERLYANLRNYCKEGLRKVDWGVKGYECYHRTVSSIINALIKVGFVIEECQEAHISDDMRTQYPDLFGGTIHRPEFIFFRCRKNTI, from the coding sequence ATGTCAAAGCAAAATATTTATGACAATGATACTTTCTTTGATACTTTTCTAAGTAGCAGGAGCAGTGAAGTTAATTTTAATGACTGCATTGAAACCCCGATTATTTTTGCTATGCTGCCTGATCTTTATGGAAAGGTAATTCTGGATATAGGCTGCGGCATGGGTCAGCATACAAAAGAATATGCTGAAAGGGGGGCAGAATCTGTGCTCGGAATTGATATCTCCGAAAAAATGTTGGAATATGCTAAAGAACATAACAATGCGGAAAACATAATTTATCAGCGAATGGCCATGGAGGATATCGAGACGATAGATAGGAAGTTTGATTTGATTACAAGTTCTCTGGTGTTTGATTATGTAGAAGATTTCGATGGGCTGATGCAGAAAATATATAAGTTACTGAAAGATAATGCTGAATTTGTTTTCAGTATGTCTCATCCAATCGTTACTGCATGGGATGGTGTATATGACAGATATACCCGTACAGAAACAGGAGAACGCCTGTATGCAAATCTTAGAAATTATTGCAAAGAAGGGCTTAGGAAAGTTGATTGGGGTGTAAAGGGATATGAATGTTACCATAGGACTGTGTCAAGCATAATCAATGCCTTGATAAAGGTTGGATTTGTTATTGAAGAATGCCAGGAAGCTCATATATCCGATGATATGAGGACACAGTATCCGGATTTGTTTGGGGGAACGATTCATCGCCCTGAGTTTATATTTTTCAGGTGTAGGAAAAATACTATTTGA
- a CDS encoding HlyD family efflux transporter periplasmic adaptor subunit, producing MAAKKKNSKITNINSGFTPDRIGILIFAVLLVYMIISIVQYVKAKHVVGYEVMEGSLSQNNTYTAIALRDEDIVENDTAGSVYYFATEDRRVAKGDLVYIVDEADSLSDMSSLSGDATAVALSESDYAEIKEDIEDFTSTFDKTNFSSVYDFKSSINGTLSKLVNTSYLNNIGELSSSTRNFIYRNAPSSGIVLYSQDGYEDLSLHDMKSDLFDQTKYEKTTFSSSEVVTAGAPVYKLARSEDWSVVIQVPDKETADYLMDKEYIKIKFLKNQVTAWGQVSTYTNSAGEIFVQFSFTNSMITFATDRFLSIELITENETGLKIPNTSIIEKNFYVIPSELVMETAEGNTVVHRKTFLEDGSQSSEEVIVSVHSLVDDKYYIDQDAIASGDVLIFPSTNAEFTVSEVASLTGVYNINKGYADFKQIEVLYSNDEYSIVKSNTEYGLNVYDFIALDATTVSDDELIYD from the coding sequence ATGGCCGCAAAGAAGAAAAACAGCAAAATAACAAATATAAATTCGGGCTTTACGCCTGACAGGATCGGTATTTTGATTTTTGCCGTACTTCTGGTTTACATGATCATAAGCATTGTGCAGTATGTAAAAGCTAAACATGTAGTAGGCTATGAAGTTATGGAAGGATCCCTTTCCCAGAACAATACTTATACAGCTATTGCTCTGAGAGATGAAGACATTGTAGAAAATGATACCGCAGGAAGTGTATATTACTTTGCTACAGAAGACAGAAGAGTTGCTAAAGGCGATCTTGTGTATATCGTAGACGAAGCAGATTCACTTTCTGATATGTCATCTCTTTCCGGAGATGCTACAGCAGTAGCACTTTCAGAAAGTGATTACGCAGAGATCAAAGAAGATATAGAAGATTTTACAAGTACTTTTGACAAGACGAATTTCAGCAGCGTATATGATTTTAAGAGCAGTATCAACGGTACATTATCCAAGCTTGTCAACACTTCTTATCTCAATAACATTGGAGAACTCAGTTCATCAACACGTAACTTTATATATAGAAATGCTCCTTCAAGTGGAATAGTTCTTTATTCTCAGGACGGTTATGAAGATTTAAGTCTTCATGACATGAAATCAGATCTTTTTGATCAGACCAAGTATGAAAAGACAACTTTCAGCTCTTCTGAAGTCGTAACTGCTGGAGCTCCGGTTTATAAGCTTGCCAGAAGCGAAGACTGGTCAGTAGTTATACAGGTTCCTGATAAGGAAACAGCTGATTATCTTATGGACAAAGAGTACATCAAGATCAAGTTCCTTAAGAATCAGGTTACAGCATGGGGCCAGGTAAGCACATATACTAATAGTGCAGGAGAGATATTTGTTCAGTTCTCATTTACCAATTCTATGATAACTTTCGCAACAGACAGGTTCCTTTCTATAGAGCTTATCACAGAGAATGAGACAGGACTTAAGATTCCTAATACTTCTATTATAGAAAAGAACTTTTACGTTATCCCTTCAGAACTTGTAATGGAGACAGCAGAAGGAAATACTGTTGTACATAGAAAGACCTTCCTTGAAGACGGTTCACAATCAAGTGAAGAAGTAATTGTTAGTGTTCACAGCCTTGTTGATGACAAGTATTATATAGACCAGGATGCAATAGCAAGTGGAGATGTTTTGATCTTCCCTTCTACCAATGCTGAGTTCACTGTAAGTGAAGTGGCATCCCTTACAGGCGTTTATAATATTAATAAAGGCTATGCGGATTTTAAACAGATTGAAGTTTTGTACAGTAATGATGAATACTCGATCGTAAAATCAAATACAGAATATGGTCTTAATGTTTATGACTTTATTGCACTTGATGCAACAACCGTTTCAGACGATGAACTCATTTATGATTGA
- a CDS encoding RluA family pseudouridine synthase, translating into MNSEELVKQTEFIDDKLAGKRLDKVLSLLFPEHSRSYLKGLIVEGKVKVNDKPVFKASVTVNLGDAIELVVPPPKLLDITPEDIPLDILYEDDDVLVINKPKDMVVHPAAGHYEGTLVNAVMHHCGDKLSGINGVMRPGIVHRIDKDTTGSVIICKNDNAHQKIAAQLKEHSIKREYVAIVYGIIDEDEGTIEGSIGRHPTDRKKMAMNVPNGKHAVTHFKVLKRFYESKMTYVACRLETGRTHQIRVHMSSIGHPLLGDEVYKDGRKTNMKLNGQCLHARILGFIHPTTGEYVETTAPLPEYFEHLLETLK; encoded by the coding sequence ATGAATAGTGAAGAATTAGTAAAGCAAACTGAATTTATTGATGATAAACTGGCTGGAAAGAGGCTTGATAAGGTGCTTTCTCTGCTTTTTCCTGAGCATTCAAGATCGTATCTTAAGGGACTTATCGTTGAAGGCAAAGTCAAAGTCAATGATAAGCCTGTATTCAAGGCTTCCGTGACTGTGAATCTTGGGGATGCGATAGAACTTGTGGTTCCACCTCCAAAACTTCTGGATATTACACCTGAAGATATCCCTCTGGACATCCTCTATGAAGACGATGACGTCCTGGTTATCAATAAACCCAAGGATATGGTGGTTCATCCTGCCGCCGGCCATTATGAAGGAACTTTGGTCAATGCTGTTATGCATCACTGCGGCGATAAGCTGTCTGGTATCAATGGCGTTATGCGCCCCGGAATCGTTCACAGGATCGATAAAGACACCACAGGGTCCGTTATCATCTGTAAGAATGATAATGCTCATCAAAAGATCGCAGCGCAGCTCAAAGAGCACTCTATAAAAAGAGAATACGTTGCTATCGTATACGGCATTATAGATGAGGATGAAGGAACAATTGAAGGAAGCATTGGAAGACATCCTACGGATCGTAAGAAGATGGCCATGAATGTTCCAAACGGAAAGCATGCAGTGACCCATTTTAAGGTCTTAAAACGCTTTTATGAGTCTAAGATGACTTATGTAGCCTGCAGACTTGAAACGGGCCGTACGCACCAGATAAGAGTACATATGTCATCTATAGGTCATCCCCTTTTGGGAGACGAAGTCTATAAGGATGGCAGAAAGACAAATATGAAGTTAAATGGTCAGTGTCTTCATGCCAGGATCCTTGGATTTATACATCCAACAACAGGAGAGTATGTAGAGACAACGGCTCCCCTTCCGGAATACTTTGAGCACTTACTCGAAACATTAAAGTGA
- a CDS encoding twitching motility protein PilT, whose protein sequence is MVQLIVGRKGKGKTKCLLDKVNSEVKNILGNVVFLDKNTKHMYELNNKVRMIVVPEFMVETPEEFIGFTSGIISQDRDLQQVYLDSFLSISGIGEGDITETVNKLDKLSEKFGIDFILSVSKDEDELPESVRSKIVISL, encoded by the coding sequence ATGGTTCAGCTTATCGTAGGTAGAAAAGGGAAGGGGAAGACTAAATGTCTTTTAGACAAGGTCAATTCTGAGGTTAAGAACATTCTAGGCAACGTCGTATTTCTCGACAAAAACACCAAGCACATGTATGAATTGAATAATAAGGTCCGCATGATCGTAGTTCCTGAGTTCATGGTTGAAACTCCTGAGGAGTTTATCGGATTTACAAGTGGAATTATTTCACAGGACAGAGATTTGCAGCAGGTTTATCTTGATAGTTTCCTTTCCATCTCTGGAATAGGTGAAGGTGATATAACTGAAACTGTTAATAAACTGGACAAGTTAAGCGAGAAATTTGGAATCGATTTTATATTAAGCGTTTCTAAAGATGAAGACGAACTTCCCGAGTCTGTTCGATCAAAAATAGTGATTTCTCTTTAA
- a CDS encoding serine hydrolase gives MKCINKRLITLVTALLSIASLTACGSSSYAIPYSTESVYTSISSDMLDTFASDLCVVGSDITDSNISMSKNSCAGLFDLNNRETLYALNVNEQVDPASLTKIMTALVALKYGSLDQILTATKAVNINESGAQLIGLKEGDTMTLDQALHILLIYSANDAGMLIADNVGGSVDEFVNLMNEEAKEIGATKCHFANPHGLTQEDHYVTAYDMYLIFNAAMQYDVFQEIINMSGYTTVYTRKDGSSVEVDVKSTNGYLRGDRQAPSSITVIGGKTGTTNAAGHCLILLAKDSSGNPYIAVIMRAEDGDTLYSEMTALLYKITQS, from the coding sequence GTGAAATGTATAAATAAAAGACTTATTACCCTGGTAACAGCTCTTTTGTCCATCGCTTCTTTAACAGCGTGTGGATCATCGTCATACGCTATTCCGTACTCTACGGAAAGCGTTTATACATCTATTTCATCAGATATGTTAGATACTTTTGCTTCTGATCTGTGTGTGGTCGGTTCTGACATTACAGACAGTAACATTAGTATGTCTAAGAATTCCTGTGCAGGCCTTTTTGACCTGAACAACAGAGAGACTTTGTACGCTCTTAATGTCAATGAGCAGGTTGATCCTGCGTCCCTTACCAAAATCATGACAGCTTTAGTAGCTCTCAAATATGGAAGCCTTGATCAGATATTAACTGCAACTAAAGCAGTTAATATTAATGAATCTGGCGCGCAGCTCATCGGTCTTAAAGAGGGCGATACCATGACTCTTGACCAGGCTCTTCATATACTATTGATATACTCTGCTAATGATGCAGGTATGCTTATAGCTGACAATGTTGGCGGAAGCGTTGATGAATTTGTCAATCTTATGAATGAGGAAGCTAAAGAGATAGGCGCTACAAAGTGCCATTTTGCCAATCCTCATGGACTTACACAGGAAGACCACTATGTCACTGCTTATGACATGTACCTGATCTTCAATGCTGCAATGCAGTATGATGTATTTCAGGAGATCATCAATATGTCCGGTTATACTACTGTGTACACCCGCAAGGATGGAAGCAGTGTAGAAGTTGATGTCAAGTCAACAAACGGATACCTTAGAGGAGACAGACAGGCTCCATCAAGCATTACTGTAATAGGTGGTAAGACAGGAACTACCAATGCGGCAGGACACTGCCTTATCCTTCTTGCCAAGGACTCTTCAGGTAATCCATATATTGCCGTCATTATGAGAGCAGAAGACGGAGATACTCTGTATAGCGAAATGACAGCTCTTCTTTATAAAATCACACAATCTTAG
- a CDS encoding cell division protein SepF: MSAMDKFLKAIKLNDGEDEDYYDNEDDYYDKGTAALKTAPIGKDDPSIEVPEEKLKRSNPAKPITSISARKKSMSSSGMEVCVVKPTSFEDAREITETLLSNRTVVLNLEGLDVDVAQRIIDFTSGSCFAINGNLQKISKYIFIITPSSVDISGDFQEMISGSLGDNLHTGPSMFS; this comes from the coding sequence ATGAGCGCAATGGATAAATTTTTAAAGGCCATCAAGCTTAATGACGGTGAAGATGAAGATTATTATGACAACGAAGATGATTACTATGATAAAGGCACAGCCGCTTTAAAAACAGCACCTATTGGCAAAGATGATCCTTCTATCGAAGTACCGGAAGAAAAGCTTAAGAGAAGCAATCCAGCAAAGCCGATCACATCAATTTCTGCGAGAAAGAAATCTATGTCATCATCAGGAATGGAAGTATGTGTAGTAAAGCCAACTTCATTTGAAGATGCAAGGGAGATCACTGAGACACTTCTCTCTAACAGAACAGTAGTCCTTAACCTTGAAGGACTTGACGTTGATGTTGCACAGAGAATCATTGATTTTACATCAGGTTCTTGTTTTGCTATCAATGGCAATCTTCAGAAGATTTCCAAGTACATTTTCATCATCACACCTTCAAGTGTTGACATTTCCGGAGATTTCCAGGAGATGATCAGTGGATCACTTGGTGATAATCTCCATACAGGACCTTCAATGTTCAGTTAA
- the lspA gene encoding signal peptidase II, whose protein sequence is MKHITRKKIAFLIADIVAFIVLVALDQFTKVLAVEKLKDKASFPLIRNVLELQYLENKGAAFGMLQNQKAFFILIAILIMVIIVYVLALVPEDKKYNALHVLLVMVGSGACGNMIDRFRTNYVVDFIYFKLINFPIFNVADIYVTVSTFLLLILFLFYYKENDFAFLSFKQQKKFREFK, encoded by the coding sequence ATGAAACACATCACCAGAAAAAAGATCGCATTTCTTATTGCTGATATAGTAGCTTTTATTGTCCTTGTTGCACTTGATCAGTTCACTAAAGTTCTTGCAGTTGAAAAGCTCAAAGACAAGGCTTCTTTCCCTTTGATCAGGAACGTGCTTGAACTTCAGTATCTTGAAAATAAGGGTGCGGCTTTTGGAATGTTACAGAACCAGAAAGCATTCTTCATACTTATAGCTATTCTGATCATGGTAATAATCGTATATGTGCTTGCGCTTGTTCCTGAAGATAAGAAGTATAATGCGCTTCATGTTCTTCTTGTTATGGTTGGAAGCGGAGCCTGTGGCAATATGATCGACAGATTCAGAACCAATTATGTTGTGGATTTCATATATTTTAAGCTCATTAACTTCCCAATCTTTAATGTAGCCGATATATATGTTACAGTATCGACTTTCCTTCTGCTTATCCTCTTTTTGTTCTACTACAAAGAGAACGATTTTGCATTCCTTAGCTTTAAACAGCAGAAGAAATTCCGCGAGTTTAAATAA
- the mgsA gene encoding methylglyoxal synthase, which produces MNIALIAHDAKKKLMQNFCIAYRGILSRNDLYATGTTGRLIEEVTNLSVHKFLAGHLGGEQQIGAAIEHNEIDLVIFLRDPLTQKSHEPDVSNVMRLCDVHNIPVATNLASAELLIKSLDRGDLEWREMYK; this is translated from the coding sequence ATGAATATAGCACTGATCGCTCATGATGCGAAGAAGAAGCTTATGCAGAACTTTTGCATAGCATATAGGGGGATTTTGAGCCGCAATGATCTTTATGCAACAGGAACAACCGGTCGTCTTATTGAAGAAGTAACCAACCTCAGCGTGCATAAATTTCTTGCAGGACATCTCGGGGGAGAGCAGCAGATAGGAGCAGCGATCGAACATAACGAGATCGACCTTGTTATTTTCCTGCGTGATCCGCTTACACAGAAATCTCACGAGCCTGACGTCAGCAATGTAATGCGCCTTTGCGACGTTCATAATATCCCTGTAGCCACTAACCTCGCATCCGCTGAGTTATTGATCAAATCACTTGACAGAGGAGATTTAGAGTGGCGTGAAATGTATAAATAA